A region of the Flintibacter sp. KGMB00164 genome:
AAAAATGCCTTCTGCTTGGCCTGACCTGCCTGGACCGCGGGCATGGCGTCGGGCAGCAGCACCAGATGAATGAGCTTCTTATTGTCCGGGCGGCGCAGCCGCTGGAGATACTGCCGCTGCACCAGCCCCTCCACCGCGGCGGAGACGTGGGACTTCGTCAGGCGGCGAATCTCCACAATATCCTTGGCGGTGTCCTGCTGGGGGTGGTGAGAGAGAAAGAGCAGCACATCCAACTCGATCTGCGTAAGCTTATATTCCTCCAGCACCGGGGCCTGCATTTTGTGGTAGAGCAGTTCCAGGGTGCGGGTGTGGGCAAAAAAATCCCAGGCCATCGAACAAGACCTCCTTTGGCGGGGTAATTCGACTATAACAGCCCCTCCCCCGCTTGTCAAGGCGGCGCCGGAAAATTAACGCCAGCTATATCCCATCCCCTGCACCCTGTATCTTCCCCCTTGTTACACCCCTTCCATCAGCTGCTGCACCACCTGGGCGGGGATGGTCACCTCTGGATTCCCAGAGGAGGCGGGCAGCACGCTGCCCTCGTCAAAGACCAGCACCAGAGAGCCGTCCTCGCCCCAATAAAAGCTCTGCTCGGGGTCAATGGAGGTAAATTCCTGATAGAAGAACGCATCCTCCCGCCCCTCCAGCCAACTCTTTACCTGCTGGGACAGCACCGTCACATAGTCGCTGCCCTCGGGGAACAGGCTGGACAGGGTGACCACCTGATTGGTGTCCTTATTGATGTGGTAGTAGCGCAGCATCTCATCGCTGCTGCCCTGGGTGCGCACCGCGTTTACCCGCAGGGTAAACCAGTGCTCATTGTCGGTAACCACGCTGTAGGACACACTCAGCCCCTGATAGCCGCCCCCCTGGGCGATCTGGTCCACGTCGGCATAAAACTCATCCAGCAGCTGATAGATATTCTCCTGCACCGCCTGGTTCACATCTTCCCCGGCCTGGCCCGCTCCGTCCACCTGGGGCACGGACACGTCGGCGCTGCTGTGGCCATCGTCATAAAAGTAGTTGCGCAGAGTGACCACCCGCACCAGACTGCCCAGCACCGGCACCTGCGCCATGGCCTTGGCCGCCGAGCCGGACACGTTGGGCAGGGCCACAAGCAGAGTCACCACCGCCGCGGCCGTCCACGCCCGCCACGTTCCCCTCCGCCGCCCGTGTGACCGGGGCTGGGCGGGAGAGTCCTCCTCCAGGGCGGCACAGGTCTCCTCCACCCTGCGCCGGTAGGACGGGGGTGTCTGGAAGGGTTCCTGGCGGGCCCGCTGTTTCAGTTGCTCGTCAAAATGATCCATAATGTACCTCAATCCTCGTTCAAAATCGTCCGCAGACGCGCCCGCCCCCGGTTGAGCCGCAGCTTCACCGCCCCCTGAGAGATGTTCAGGATCTGGGCGATCTGAGCCACGGTGCAGTCCTCGTAATAAAACAAGGTGACCGCCGTGCGCAGCGACTCCGGCAGCGCCAGCACCGCCTGCCACAGGGAGATGGCCTCGGTGGGATCGGCGTTGGGGGCCTCCAGCACGCCCTCCACCTGGCCCAGGTCGATGACCTTCTTCTGCTTGCGGCAGAGCTCATAGCAGGTGTTGACTACGATCCGCAGCAGCCACGGCTTGAAGCGCTGTGGGTCCCGCAGGTCTCCCCGGTGGGCAAAGGCGGCGCAGATGGCCTCCTGCACCGCGTCCTCCACGTCCTCCGGGTTGTTCAGGATGGACCGGGCGGCACGGTACATGGCGCTCTCATGCTCCAGAATATGGGCGCAGAAGATTTCTTTGTCCATGAACTGGGTGACCATAGGCGGGGGTGGGCTCCTTTCCTTGGGTTTGGTTTGATGAATCAGCTGATCATCTTTTAAGATGGTCCGGCGGGCAAAAAGGTTACAAAATGGAATCATTTTTTCGCCGGGGCTGGTCTGCGGCATTTCCCGCTTTTCTTTTCCCGGCAGATGTTGTATGATATGCACTAGGATACCATCCCGCCGCCCCCCAATCTACCACAGGGCGGTTACATCTTCACGAGAGCGAGGTCCTAGTGATGGATATGAACACCCACAGCAAGCTTATTATGGCCGTGGTCCAGGAGGACGATTACGACGCTACCGTCAGCCAGCTGAACAAAAACGGATTTTTTGTCACCATGCTCAGCTCCACCGGCGGTTTCTGGAAGAAGAAGAACATCACCATCATGCTGGGCGTGCCCGCCGATCAGCTGGACCGCGCCCTGGAGATTTTGAAGCAGTGCGCCGGCAAGCGCAAGCAGACCATCTACTCCAACGTGGCTATGCCCACCGGCAGCCAGTATGCCGCCGCCATGCCCTCGGTGCCCGTTAATGTGGAGCTGGGCGGCGTGACCGTGTTTGTCATGGATCTGGAGAAGCTGGAAAAATATTAAGCCAAAACATTTTTCTTCGACACAGTTTGTCTTGACTAATCCCCCAGAAACATGATACCATCCCCCTACACATAAGGGAGTAGTCGGCGCGGGTTTCCCGCGTAGCAAGGTCAACATACTGGGGTTTCAGTACCTCTGGCTTTGTTTTACATGACGAGACTTATCCGTGAGAACGGATAGGTCTCGTTTTTTTGCCGGCGGAGAGGAGTTTTTATGAGTATTTGGGAGCTGTTTATCATTGCGGTGGGTCTGTCCATGGACGCTTTCGCCGTGTCGGTGTGCAAGGGTCTGTCGGCGGGGCGGGTGCGTCTGGGCCACGCCCTTACCGCTGGAATCTGGTTTGGCGGCTTTCAGGCCCTGATGCCCTTCCTGGGCTGGCTGCTGGGGTCCCGGTTCCAGAGCTTTATCTCCAGCGTGGACCACTGGATCGCCTTCCTGCTGCTGGGTCTCATTGGTCTGAACATGGTGCGGGAGTCCCGCAGCCAGGAGGAGGAAGAGGTGGGGGCCTCCTTCACTCCCAAGGCTATGCTGCCCCTGGCGGTGGCCACCAGCATCGACGCTCTCACCGTGGGCATTACCTTTGCCTTTCTCCAGCTGGACCAGGTAGATATCCTGTGGGCCGTCTCCCTCATCGGCGTGACCACCTTCGTCCTCTCCGCCATCGGCGTAAAGGCGGGCGGCATCGTGGGCGAGCGGGGCAAGT
Encoded here:
- a CDS encoding MarR family winged helix-turn-helix transcriptional regulator, coding for MAWDFFAHTRTLELLYHKMQAPVLEEYKLTQIELDVLLFLSHHPQQDTAKDIVEIRRLTKSHVSAAVEGLVQRQYLQRLRRPDNKKLIHLVLLPDAMPAVQAGQAKQKAFFQTLKKGFDPQEVQVLNAMLKRMGDNAKEAYAQL
- a CDS encoding DUF3298 domain-containing protein, with product MDHFDEQLKQRARQEPFQTPPSYRRRVEETCAALEEDSPAQPRSHGRRRGTWRAWTAAAVVTLLVALPNVSGSAAKAMAQVPVLGSLVRVVTLRNYFYDDGHSSADVSVPQVDGAGQAGEDVNQAVQENIYQLLDEFYADVDQIAQGGGYQGLSVSYSVVTDNEHWFTLRVNAVRTQGSSDEMLRYYHINKDTNQVVTLSSLFPEGSDYVTVLSQQVKSWLEGREDAFFYQEFTSIDPEQSFYWGEDGSLVLVFDEGSVLPASSGNPEVTIPAQVVQQLMEGV
- a CDS encoding sigma-70 family RNA polymerase sigma factor, with the translated sequence MVTQFMDKEIFCAHILEHESAMYRAARSILNNPEDVEDAVQEAICAAFAHRGDLRDPQRFKPWLLRIVVNTCYELCRKQKKVIDLGQVEGVLEAPNADPTEAISLWQAVLALPESLRTAVTLFYYEDCTVAQIAQILNISQGAVKLRLNRGRARLRTILNED
- a CDS encoding cyclic-di-AMP receptor, whose protein sequence is MDMNTHSKLIMAVVQEDDYDATVSQLNKNGFFVTMLSSTGGFWKKKNITIMLGVPADQLDRALEILKQCAGKRKQTIYSNVAMPTGSQYAAAMPSVPVNVELGGVTVFVMDLEKLEKY
- a CDS encoding manganese efflux pump MntP family protein, yielding MSIWELFIIAVGLSMDAFAVSVCKGLSAGRVRLGHALTAGIWFGGFQALMPFLGWLLGSRFQSFISSVDHWIAFLLLGLIGLNMVRESRSQEEEEVGASFTPKAMLPLAVATSIDALTVGITFAFLQLDQVDILWAVSLIGVTTFVLSAIGVKAGGIVGERGKSRAELAGGIVLILMGCKILVEHLGLI